DNA from Acidobacteriota bacterium:
TGCCCCCCGGTTACGAGGAGGGAACGCGGCCGCCCACCGTGCTCTACGCCTACCCCCTGGAGTACTCCGACCCGTCCACCGCCGGACAGGTGCGCGGTTCCACCCGCCGCTTCAGCCGCTTCTACGGTGCCTCGCATCTGTTCTTCCTGCTCCAGGGGTACGTGGTGCTCGACCGCACCGCCATGCCGATGATCGGCGATCCCGAGACCACCTACGACACCTTCGTGCCGCAGCTGGTGGCTGACGCCGAGGCCGCCGTCGCCAAGGCGGTGGAGATCGGCGTGGCCGACCCCGAGCGGATCGGCATCATCGGCCATAGTCACGGTGGGCTCATGGTTTCCAATCTGTTGGCCCACACCGATCTCTTCCGCGCCGGCATCGCCCGCTCGGGCTCCCACAACAAGACCATGCAGCCCTTTGGCTTCCAGTCCGAGCGCCGCTCCCTCTTCGAGGCGCGCGACGTCTACATCCAGGTCTCGCCCACCTTCTTCGCGGACCAGGTGAACGAGCCGGTGCTGGTGATCCACGGCAACGCCGACTCCAACCCCGGCACTCTGACCATCCAGTCCGAGGTCTTCTTCGAGGCAGTGCGCGGCTCGGGCGGCACCGCCCGCCTCGTCCTGTTGCCGTTCGAGGATCACGGCTACCGCGCGAAGGAAAGCATCGAGCACGTCCTCTGGGAGCAGCTGAGGTGGTTCGACATGTATGTGAAGAACGCGGAGTAGGAACCAACAAACCGTCGCGGCTCGCCATGAGGCCGAATTCCCGCTCTCCGCAGTGGCGTGATGGACAAAGGGCCATCAGCGTTCAGCCGAGCTGATTCTCTGCCGCCGCTCTCACCTGTAGAATGGGCGCCGACGCGCCGGTAGCTCAATGGATAGAGCATCGGACTTCGGATCCGGCGGTTAGAGGTTCGAATCCTCTCCGGCGCGCCAGTCTTCGTTCTCGACCGTAAGAGAGAACGAAGACTGTCACGGCGTAGCCAACGGCGAAGCCGGACTGACCCGAAACGCTCATCCCGGTCGAGAACTTCGCCTTGGCAAGCCAGACCTCACTTCCCGAGCGTAACGATCCACCTCGCGACGCCCAGCGGCGCCGCTCATGAGTGGCGACCAGGCTCAGAGCGTCCTCTCGGTTTCCATCCTTGTCCGGGTTGTGCTCGCTTCGGCATCGTGATGCGACGACCGAAGGGCAAGGTCTCTCCCGGTGATTCCTCGTTCGGAGGCCGTTGGCAACCAGCATGCCGTGATCACCTGTCAGATGTATATTGAACTTGTGGTTTCCCATTCAAGGCGGCAAGATTTCCGCGTAACCCGCACGGTGCAGTCCCACGGTGACTCTCGTCTTCGTCGCAGTCCTTCATCCGACGATTTCAATCTTCGGCGTCCCGCTGACGCTAACGGCGGGCAACCGACCTGCCGACGACATCGGGAGAGCGTCCCGAGATCCGAGCTCTCCAAATGTGCATCTCCGAGACGGCGCGCCGAAACCTCAAAACACTTTGAGAATGCATAGAGTCAATCATGAACACAGCTAAACCCGTAAGTCTCAACCTCAATCTTCGCGGCATGGGGCAGTCCGCAACCCTTGCCATCAACGAGCAGAGCCGTTTGCTCCGTGAGCAAGGCCAGACCGTCTTTGCGATGGGACTGGGCCAGTCACCATTTCCGGTTCCAGAGTCTGTGATCGAGGCTCTCAGGCTGGCCGCTGCCGAAAAAGACTATCTGCCGGTGAAAGGCTTGCCGGCACTTCGTGAGGCAGTGGCGAACTTTCACCGGAATCACGAACAGATCGACGCCAACCCTGACGGCGTCATCATCGGACCCGGCTCCAAAGAGTTGATGTTCCTTCTCCAGCTGACGTTTTACGGTGAGATCATCGTCACCTCTCCCTGCTGGGTCTCGTACCTGCCTCAGGCCCGCATCATCGGTCGCACGGTCAGCGTGATTCCCAGAAGCTTCGAGCAGAAGTGGAAGCTGACAGCCGAGCAGCTGACCAACACTCTCGAGGGCGAGGCGGACGACTATCGTCCACGGCTGTTGGTATTGAACTACCCCGGCAACCCGACGGGCCAAAGCTACTCCGCCGATGAACTCGAGCAGATCGCGGAAGTGGCCAGGCGATTTGGGGTGATCATTCTCTCGGATGAGATATACGGCCACCTCCACCACCGGGGAGAACATGTCTCCATTGCCCGCTTCTATCCGGAAGGCACGATTGTGAGTTCCGGGCTCTCGAAATGGTGCGGTGCCGGCGGGTGGCGGCTGGGCACGTTCTATTTTCCGCCGGACCTCGGGTGGTTGCTGGAGGCTCTGACCGCCGTAGCCAGCGAAACATACACGTCAGTCTGCGCCCCGATTCAGCACGCAGCTGTTCACGCCTTTCGTTGCGGTGTGGATATCGAACGGTATCTCTGGCACGCGCGCCGGATTCTCTCTGCTCTGGCGAGCCAATGTACGGACATGCTCCGTCAGGCGGGCCTTGGTGTGCATTTACCGGATGGAGCGTTTTATCTTTTCGTGGACTTCACGCCGATACGTGAGCGTCTGGCGGCTCGCGACCTGGGTGATGGCCCCTCGCTCTGCAAACGCCTGTTGATGGAGACGGGCGTGGCCATCCTGCCGGGGGCATCCTTCGCGCGGTCGCCGCAGGAGCTCACCGCCCGGCTTGCGTACGTGAATTTCGACGGCGCCCGCGCCCTCGCCGCAAGCCAAAATACCCCCCTTGACCAGGAGCTGCCCCCGGGTTTCCCGCGAGAATATTGTGAGGATGTTCTGGTGGGGGTTGAACGACTCGTCGAGTGGGTTGGGGCCGAATCATAAGCCCGAAACACCAGAGAATTTTGCCTGCAACTGTGCCAGCGGGCCGAGGCCGACGACGACGTTCAAATGCGAGTGTGTGAGCGCCGCGAGTCGGCTATTTCTTTTTGAATACAGCTCGCCAGCCCGTGGGGTGCGGTACCGGCCGCAGCCGCAATGCCGCGCCCTGAGAACTCTCGTGGGCGGGCTCGCAGACGTACAGCAGCGAAGGATCGATGGATCTCGCTCGTTGCAGCATTTGCCCGG
Protein-coding regions in this window:
- a CDS encoding prolyl oligopeptidase family serine peptidase, producing the protein DLRSLETGENERLFRCDPERYEIFVDFAGGEDSFVMRSESSVDVPNYFLATLGKKIEAPEGEAARAHTRTPITHFEDPTPQLRQIEKRLVRYERDDGVPLSFQLMLPPGYEEGTRPPTVLYAYPLEYSDPSTAGQVRGSTRRFSRFYGASHLFFLLQGYVVLDRTAMPMIGDPETTYDTFVPQLVADAEAAVAKAVEIGVADPERIGIIGHSHGGLMVSNLLAHTDLFRAGIARSGSHNKTMQPFGFQSERRSLFEARDVYIQVSPTFFADQVNEPVLVIHGNADSNPGTLTIQSEVFFEAVRGSGGTARLVLLPFEDHGYRAKESIEHVLWEQLRWFDMYVKNAE
- a CDS encoding pyridoxal phosphate-dependent aminotransferase — its product is MNTAKPVSLNLNLRGMGQSATLAINEQSRLLREQGQTVFAMGLGQSPFPVPESVIEALRLAAAEKDYLPVKGLPALREAVANFHRNHEQIDANPDGVIIGPGSKELMFLLQLTFYGEIIVTSPCWVSYLPQARIIGRTVSVIPRSFEQKWKLTAEQLTNTLEGEADDYRPRLLVLNYPGNPTGQSYSADELEQIAEVARRFGVIILSDEIYGHLHHRGEHVSIARFYPEGTIVSSGLSKWCGAGGWRLGTFYFPPDLGWLLEALTAVASETYTSVCAPIQHAAVHAFRCGVDIERYLWHARRILSALASQCTDMLRQAGLGVHLPDGAFYLFVDFTPIRERLAARDLGDGPSLCKRLLMETGVAILPGASFARSPQELTARLAYVNFDGARALAASQNTPLDQELPPGFPREYCEDVLVGVERLVEWVGAES